Genomic DNA from Alicyclobacillus fastidiosus:
ACCGGCCCGAGCTGTGCCCCAGCCCTGAGCCACTTAAACAAGCCAAGGAAACCACCGTATTTTTTCCACCCACCTGACACCACGTACAGGACAAAAATCAGGATGACGCAAACGATGGCTAGTATCAGTGTGGTCATGCCGGCTTTCCACCTATCACTAGATTTGCCGCTCCTCGCCGCGCGCCGTACGAATGGAGAACACGCGCGTTGGCAAGTCGAAACGAACAGTTCTACCATAGTGACCGCCTACGTCTTCTGCAACCACCGGAATTTGTAAGCCGTGCAGAAGCTCGGTGGTCATCTGGACATTCCGATCCCCGATTCGCAATGCCTCCGTAGTTAGGTTCCGAAACATTTGCGCTCCCCCGGCCATCTTGGCCTTTACGTGCAGAGGGCGTGCTCCCTCGCGCAGCAGCGCCTCGTACAGCCAAGCGATGGCAGTATCCGCGTACTTTTGGGGATGAATCGGATCCGGCTTGGGGGCGTTTGGCAACATGATGTGAACCATCCCGGCGACGTCCACTACATCGTCGTACAGCACCAAACCCACACAGGACCCAAGTCCTGCGGTGACAATTTGCCCAGCGCGTCGAATCACGGCCCCCTCCGCGATGCCGATGCGCACCTGCTGTGATGAATCAGCCATGCTCCGGAGCTCTTCTCAGCACGCTCAGGAGCGTTTGTGTGCCATCGACGTCGGGGAGCATGAAGAAATGTCCGTCGATGGCATGCTGCCCATGCGCAAGCGACGTACTGATGAGAATGGCCTCGTTCTCATCGTAGCCGGTCATCATCAATCCGATGTCGAGGATCGCCGCCGCCATGTCAATGGCGACAGACGGTACAGATTGATTGAGCTGGATGTTACACAGGTCGCTGATGGCCGTCACGTACGCGCCCGTCAGGATATTGCCCACTTCCGCCACAGCCGACAGGTCCAGGTCGCTGTAGTCCTCACGTGAGTCCACCGGCTCAATCAGTTGATCTAACAAACGGTCGACACTCCCAAGGGAAAACAGGACGAACATATTCCCCGGGATCTCGCCACTGATGCGGATGA
This window encodes:
- a CDS encoding chemotaxis protein CheC, with the protein product MSQMELDDLTADALREFGNIGAGHAATALSVLLEGRVAMSVTDARFCPFRDIVDVVGGPEQLVAAVFIRISGEIPGNMFVLFSLGSVDRLLDQLIEPVDSREDYSDLDLSAVAEVGNILTGAYVTAISDLCNIQLNQSVPSVAIDMAAAILDIGLMMTGYDENEAILISTSLAHGQHAIDGHFFMLPDVDGTQTLLSVLRRAPEHG
- a CDS encoding chemotaxis protein CheD, with product MADSSQQVRIGIAEGAVIRRAGQIVTAGLGSCVGLVLYDDVVDVAGMVHIMLPNAPKPDPIHPQKYADTAIAWLYEALLREGARPLHVKAKMAGGAQMFRNLTTEALRIGDRNVQMTTELLHGLQIPVVAEDVGGHYGRTVRFDLPTRVFSIRTARGEERQI